In Betaproteobacteria bacterium, a genomic segment contains:
- a CDS encoding STAS-like domain-containing protein, whose translation MTPRTLSDTIVVAREFSDTPAGRYPEDGDFSGQRFRKDYLVPALKKFQIVTVDLDGMEGYGSSFLEEAFGGLVREEGFAPKELHERLKLKSLEDESVIPEIWEYIDEPSK comes from the coding sequence ATGACGCCACGGACGCTGAGTGACACGATCGTTGTGGCCCGGGAGTTTAGCGACACACCGGCCGGAAGGTATCCAGAAGACGGCGACTTTAGTGGTCAGCGGTTTCGGAAGGATTACCTTGTTCCAGCATTGAAGAAGTTTCAAATCGTGACGGTTGACCTCGACGGAATGGAAGGATACGGATCCTCGTTTCTCGAGGAGGCTTTCGGGGGGCTGGTTCGAGAAGAGGGCTTTGCGCCAAAGGAACTTCACGAGCGGCTCAAGCTCAAGTCGCTGGAGGACGAAAGCGTAATTCCCGAGATCTGGGAATACATCGACGAGCCGTCGAAATAG
- a CDS encoding adenylyl-sulfate reductase subunit alpha, with translation MAHKTIVEDGIDVLVVGAGLGGTGAAWEARFWGKDKKIVIAEKANIDRSGAVAQGLYAINCYMGTRWGENKPEDHVRYARIDLMGMVREDLLFDMARHVDSTVHQFEEWGLPIMKDPKTGRYLREGRWQIMIHGESYKPIVAEAAKKSADKVFNRICVTHLLMDDGKKNRVAGAVGFNVRTGDYHVFKAKTVICGAGGASNIFKPRSVGEGSGRTWYAPWSSASAYGLMIDAGAKMTQMENRIVLARFKDGYGPVGAYFLHLKTYTQNCLGEEYESKWFPALQQMVGKEYLDPEASHLTHRPIPTCLRNHCIISEVNAGRGPIHMVTMRAFQDPHLEEVGWENFLGMTIGQAVLWASTDVDPKNENPELTTSEPYVMGSHATGSGAWCSGPEDVSPPEYFWGYNRMTTIEGLFGAGDAVGGTPHAFSSGSFTEGRLAAKAACKYIDDGKAEGIVVSDGQINRRKKEIYKPLEHYKTYRNAIVAGDVNPHYINPKQGLDRLQKLMDEYCGGVTVNYMTNEKLLNIGLKKLAIMEEDLEKLAAEDNHELLRAWELKHRHRAAECVTQHTLFRKETRWPGYYYRGDAMKVDDANWHVLTVSRRDPESGEYTMEKAPCYHLVAEGE, from the coding sequence ATGGCCCACAAAACTATCGTCGAAGACGGCATCGACGTTCTGGTCGTCGGTGCAGGCCTAGGCGGCACGGGTGCCGCATGGGAGGCCAGATTCTGGGGCAAGGACAAGAAGATCGTCATTGCCGAGAAGGCCAATATCGATCGCTCCGGGGCGGTCGCCCAGGGCCTGTACGCCATCAACTGCTACATGGGCACCCGCTGGGGCGAAAACAAGCCGGAGGACCACGTCCGCTACGCCCGCATCGACCTGATGGGGATGGTGCGTGAAGACCTGCTGTTCGATATGGCCCGTCACGTCGACTCCACCGTGCACCAGTTCGAGGAGTGGGGCCTGCCCATCATGAAGGACCCGAAAACCGGGCGCTATCTGCGTGAAGGGCGATGGCAGATCATGATTCACGGCGAGTCCTACAAGCCCATCGTGGCCGAGGCCGCCAAGAAATCGGCGGACAAGGTCTTCAACCGCATCTGCGTCACCCACCTGCTGATGGACGACGGCAAGAAGAACCGGGTTGCCGGTGCCGTCGGCTTCAACGTCCGCACGGGCGACTACCACGTCTTCAAGGCCAAGACCGTGATCTGCGGCGCGGGCGGCGCCTCCAACATCTTCAAGCCCCGCTCCGTGGGCGAAGGATCCGGCCGCACCTGGTATGCGCCCTGGTCGTCCGCGTCCGCCTATGGGCTCATGATCGACGCCGGCGCCAAGATGACGCAGATGGAAAATCGCATCGTGCTGGCGCGCTTCAAGGACGGTTATGGCCCGGTCGGGGCCTACTTCCTGCACCTGAAGACGTATACGCAAAACTGTCTGGGCGAAGAGTACGAATCCAAGTGGTTCCCGGCATTGCAGCAAATGGTCGGCAAGGAATATCTCGATCCGGAGGCCTCCCACCTGACCCATAGGCCGATCCCGACTTGTCTGCGCAACCATTGCATCATCAGCGAAGTGAATGCCGGCCGCGGCCCCATTCACATGGTGACCATGCGCGCCTTCCAGGATCCTCACCTGGAAGAGGTCGGCTGGGAAAACTTCCTCGGCATGACCATCGGCCAGGCGGTTCTGTGGGCCTCCACCGACGTGGATCCCAAGAACGAGAATCCCGAGCTGACCACATCCGAGCCCTACGTCATGGGCTCCCACGCGACGGGCTCGGGCGCCTGGTGCTCGGGTCCGGAGGACGTCTCCCCTCCCGAGTATTTCTGGGGCTACAACCGCATGACGACGATCGAGGGCCTGTTCGGTGCCGGTGACGCGGTCGGCGGCACCCCGCATGCCTTCTCGTCCGGCTCGTTCACCGAGGGCCGTCTCGCCGCGAAGGCCGCCTGCAAATACATCGACGACGGAAAGGCCGAAGGCATCGTCGTGTCCGATGGGCAGATCAACCGCCGCAAGAAGGAGATCTACAAGCCCCTCGAGCACTACAAGACCTACCGCAATGCGATCGTGGCGGGCGATGTCAACCCGCACTACATCAATCCCAAGCAGGGCCTGGACCGTCTGCAGAAGCTGATGGACGAGTATTGCGGCGGAGTGACCGTCAACTACATGACCAACGAGAAGCTCCTGAATATCGGTCTCAAGAAGCTCGCGATCATGGAGGAAGACCTCGAGAAATTGGCCGCAGAGGACAATCACGAGTTGCTGCGTGCGTGGGAATTGAAGCACCGTCATCGCGCCGCGGAGTGCGTCACGCAGCACACGCTGTTCCGCAAGGAGACCCGTTGGCCGGGTTACTACTACCGGGGCGACGCCATGAAGGTGGACGACGCAAACTGGCACGTGCTGACTGTTTCGCGTCGCGATCCGGAGTCCGGCGAATACACCATGGAGAAGGCGCCTTGTTATCACCTGGTTGCGGAAGGCGAGTAG
- a CDS encoding DUF599 domain-containing protein — protein sequence MGGIDTWLREYGADALALVASATLVAAYYGYRRMKTRRDPTYTIHGLNELARGLWVTDIMGSPEKGVLAVQTLRNFIMGASLMSTTAAFLILGTLTLSGQAENISRSWHVFANLGSSSAQIWIVKVMCLLAVFIVAFFAFALAIRLANHVVFMVNVPGPWPNPLLSPEGVARRLNRAGGHFAIGMRAFFFAVPLVFWLFGPIFLVAASAGLVFALNRLDRNIAV from the coding sequence ATGGGCGGCATCGACACTTGGCTTCGCGAGTACGGCGCCGACGCGCTTGCCCTCGTGGCGAGCGCTACCCTCGTCGCTGCGTACTACGGGTACCGTCGAATGAAGACGCGCCGCGACCCGACCTACACCATCCATGGGCTGAACGAGCTTGCCCGCGGGCTGTGGGTGACCGACATCATGGGCAGCCCCGAAAAGGGCGTGCTGGCCGTCCAGACGCTTCGCAATTTCATCATGGGCGCGTCCCTCATGTCCACGACGGCGGCCTTCCTCATCCTCGGCACGCTCACGCTGTCCGGGCAGGCCGAGAACATCTCGCGCAGTTGGCACGTGTTCGCCAACCTCGGCTCGAGCTCCGCGCAGATCTGGATCGTGAAGGTGATGTGCCTGCTCGCCGTATTCATCGTTGCCTTCTTCGCCTTCGCGCTGGCGATACGGCTCGCGAACCACGTGGTCTTCATGGTGAACGTCCCCGGCCCCTGGCCGAACCCGCTGCTGTCGCCCGAGGGCGTGGCGAGGCGCCTGAATCGCGCGGGCGGTCACTTCGCGATCGGGATGCGGGCCTTCTTCTTCGCCGTGCCGCTGGTCTTCTGGCTCTTCGGCCCGATTTTCCTCGTGGCCGCGTCCGCGGGGCTCGTCTTCGCGTTGAACCGGCTCGACCGCAACATCGCCGTCTAG
- the aprB gene encoding adenylyl-sulfate reductase subunit beta, translating into MPTFVYMTRCDGCGHCVDICPSDIMHIDKTYRRAYNIEPSMCWECYSCVKACPQHAIDVRGYADFAPLGHSVRVHRDEEKGTIAWRIKFRNGTEKNFLSPITTKPWGTAIPKLADVPGPSREMRDSQLLYGEPKDIRLDDGGLHTLQSAGLKLKKGVYY; encoded by the coding sequence ATGCCTACCTTCGTCTACATGACAAGGTGCGACGGATGCGGACATTGCGTCGACATCTGTCCCTCGGACATCATGCACATCGACAAGACCTATCGGCGTGCCTACAACATCGAGCCCAGCATGTGCTGGGAGTGCTACTCCTGCGTCAAGGCTTGCCCGCAGCATGCGATCGATGTGCGCGGATATGCCGACTTCGCCCCGCTCGGTCACAGCGTTCGCGTCCACCGCGACGAGGAGAAGGGCACGATCGCGTGGAGGATCAAGTTCCGCAACGGGACGGAAAAGAACTTCCTGTCGCCCATCACCACCAAGCCCTGGGGGACGGCGATCCCCAAGCTCGCGGATGTTCCCGGGCCGAGCCGGGAAATGCGCGACAGCCAGCTGCTGTACGGCGAGCCAAAGGATATCCGCCTGGATGACGGCGGCTTGCATACGCTTCAGTCCGCCGGCCTCAAATTGAAGAAAGGCGTGTACTACTAA
- a CDS encoding peptidylprolyl isomerase — translation MSESIQDGKFVELTYRVTDRKSGHVLTRVEFPLGYVHGHNEILAPSVHRELEGKSAGDVIEVPIDGNRIFGARDESLVFSDHMENVPEEYRQIGTSILMENDKGQTRSFIVTRMDDETLTVDGNNPLCGREVVFTLEILTVRDATDEEARAGEAIVAGADIDPSLMRPV, via the coding sequence ATGAGTGAATCAATCCAGGACGGCAAGTTTGTCGAGCTGACCTACAGGGTGACCGACAGGAAGTCGGGACATGTCCTCACCCGGGTCGAATTCCCGCTGGGTTATGTTCACGGGCACAATGAGATTCTGGCTCCTTCCGTCCACAGGGAGCTGGAGGGCAAGTCCGCTGGCGACGTGATCGAAGTGCCCATCGATGGCAATCGGATCTTCGGCGCCAGGGACGAGTCGCTGGTTTTCTCCGATCACATGGAGAACGTCCCCGAGGAGTATCGGCAAATCGGCACCTCCATCCTCATGGAAAACGACAAGGGCCAGACCCGCAGCTTTATCGTGACGCGGATGGACGACGAGACACTGACCGTCGATGGCAACAATCCGCTTTGCGGAAGAGAAGTCGTCTTTACGCTCGAGATACTGACCGTGCGCGACGCAACTGATGAAGAGGCAAGAGCGGGCGAGGCAATCGTTGCGGGCGCGGATATCGACCCGTCACTCATGAGACCTGTTTGA
- a CDS encoding ferritin family protein: MDALDLATLIEVEAFKRYTQFAERLGSRSDDDAASVFQSMAANEGKHGEQITERRLALFGDTPPKVRLDDIFDVEAPEFGAPSLNMSPLKAYRVALTSERKAFAFYDQALRYVTQPDVKALFEELRTEEAEHVQMIQDIIAKLPPSARIDLEDEDEDALPNAEGRIHLPF, translated from the coding sequence ATGGACGCCCTCGATCTGGCCACGCTGATCGAGGTCGAGGCTTTCAAGCGGTACACGCAATTCGCCGAACGACTCGGAAGCCGTTCCGACGACGACGCCGCGTCGGTATTCCAATCGATGGCCGCCAACGAGGGCAAGCACGGTGAGCAGATTACCGAGCGCCGGCTCGCCCTGTTTGGCGATACCCCCCCCAAGGTCAGGCTCGACGACATCTTCGACGTGGAGGCCCCGGAATTCGGCGCGCCCAGCCTGAACATGTCGCCCCTCAAGGCCTACCGGGTGGCATTGACCTCCGAGAGGAAGGCCTTCGCGTTCTACGACCAGGCCCTGCGCTACGTGACCCAGCCGGACGTCAAGGCGCTGTTCGAGGAGTTGCGCACCGAAGAGGCCGAGCACGTTCAAATGATCCAGGACATTATCGCGAAGCTGCCGCCGTCGGCCAGGATCGACCTCGAGGACGAGGACGAGGACGCTTTGCCAAACGCAGAGGGCCGCATACACCTGCCTTTCTAG
- a CDS encoding adenylyl-sulfate reductase → MQAYVVAMIVLVAAGTLFDVIHKGSARYFFENWRNSQRKAAKPLDAGELVAIAVQTGVVDVLTSGEFCNPRRRVAHLLTMYGTVIYVVTTAIMIFAYPSATTPAPAILPQLWWLGGLMACAGGYWFWFFIRVDVAAEGHSPFRVMQADLFILSLLASVTLGLIWAFAGGGLGVLFGLYIFATTVLFGSVPWSKFAHMFFKPAAAFEKRVCKANGTAENLPTQSRDDPDQQKRHSMELLRDAPMNMGLGIKREAPRHH, encoded by the coding sequence ATGCAGGCCTACGTCGTCGCCATGATCGTCCTGGTCGCGGCGGGGACACTGTTCGACGTGATCCACAAGGGCAGCGCCAGGTATTTCTTCGAGAACTGGCGGAACTCCCAGCGCAAGGCGGCGAAACCCCTCGATGCCGGCGAGCTGGTGGCGATCGCCGTCCAGACCGGCGTCGTGGACGTCCTCACCTCCGGGGAGTTCTGCAACCCGCGCCGCCGGGTGGCCCATCTCCTGACCATGTACGGGACCGTGATCTATGTGGTGACCACCGCCATCATGATCTTCGCCTATCCGAGCGCCACGACGCCCGCGCCCGCGATCCTCCCGCAGCTGTGGTGGCTGGGCGGCCTGATGGCCTGCGCAGGCGGATACTGGTTCTGGTTTTTCATCCGGGTCGACGTCGCAGCCGAGGGTCATTCGCCGTTCCGCGTCATGCAAGCCGATCTTTTCATCCTCTCGCTGCTCGCCAGCGTGACCCTGGGCTTGATCTGGGCATTCGCCGGCGGCGGCTTGGGCGTCCTGTTCGGGCTGTACATCTTCGCCACGACAGTGCTGTTCGGGTCGGTGCCGTGGTCCAAGTTCGCGCACATGTTCTTCAAGCCTGCGGCGGCATTCGAAAAACGGGTATGCAAGGCCAATGGCACAGCCGAAAATCTGCCGACTCAGTCACGCGACGATCCCGATCAACAGAAAAGACACTCCATGGAACTGTTGCGAGACGCTCCGATGAACATGGGGCTCGGCATCAAGCGCGAAGCACCGCGCCACCATTGA
- a CDS encoding metallophosphoesterase family protein produces the protein MLVAIVSDSHDRAEPLASAVSAARDEGAEAVLHCGDVIGAHTLRPLLAIGLPVHVVHGNNLGDSQAMWRLCAGSAGLIRYHGQDAEISLGGRRLFATHLPNHARAFACTGQFDLVCCGHDHRAYVEQVANVAGTRTWLANPGTVAGLAAPATWILADLGEMRFDIREL, from the coding sequence GTGCTGGTCGCCATCGTCTCCGACAGCCATGACCGCGCAGAGCCCCTGGCCAGCGCAGTGTCCGCAGCACGCGACGAAGGCGCCGAGGCCGTCCTGCACTGCGGCGACGTGATCGGCGCCCACACGCTGCGTCCGCTCCTCGCGATCGGGCTTCCGGTACATGTCGTTCACGGCAACAACCTCGGTGACTCCCAGGCGATGTGGAGGCTCTGCGCGGGCTCGGCCGGGTTGATCCGCTACCACGGCCAGGACGCCGAAATCTCGCTCGGCGGCCGGCGTCTCTTCGCGACCCACCTGCCGAACCACGCGCGCGCCTTCGCGTGCACCGGCCAATTCGATCTCGTCTGCTGCGGCCACGACCACCGGGCTTACGTGGAGCAGGTGGCAAATGTCGCCGGGACCCGGACGTGGCTAGCGAATCCGGGCACCGTGGCCGGCCTTGCCGCGCCGGCCACCTGGATTCTCGCGGACCTCGGCGAAATGCGGTTCGACATCCGAGAGCTCTAG